In Actinomycetota bacterium, a genomic segment contains:
- a CDS encoding Ni/Fe hydrogenase subunit gamma, which yields MLPRSFRVSERVIEFAGTVTLDLVPSDGGPPITFRPGQFAMIYIHGVGEVPISIAGDAGAPGSLVHTVRAVGAVTNAIVRLRPGDEVGIRGPYGSAWPLTRAIDHDVVVIAGGLGLAPVRPAIYHLLGHRDAYGFVSVAYGSRTPADLLYRGELHDWKARFDTNIQITVDHAMAGWRGDVGVVTPLIDRLSFDPCFTIAIVCGPEIMMRIVARDLMARGVAAGDIYVSLERNMKCAIGFCGHCQFGSSFICKDGPVVPYASVAERLGMEEL from the coding sequence ATGCTCCCCAGATCGTTTCGGGTGTCTGAACGAGTGATCGAGTTTGCCGGCACGGTGACGCTCGATCTGGTCCCGAGCGACGGAGGGCCTCCCATCACGTTCAGGCCGGGACAATTCGCGATGATCTACATCCATGGTGTGGGCGAAGTGCCCATCTCCATCGCGGGAGATGCCGGAGCGCCCGGGTCGCTCGTGCATACCGTACGGGCGGTCGGGGCCGTTACGAACGCGATCGTCAGGCTCCGGCCGGGGGACGAGGTCGGTATCCGTGGACCGTACGGAAGTGCGTGGCCGCTGACGAGGGCGATCGACCACGACGTGGTGGTCATCGCCGGCGGACTCGGATTGGCCCCCGTGAGACCGGCGATCTATCACCTCCTCGGCCACCGCGATGCCTACGGCTTCGTGTCCGTTGCCTACGGATCGCGCACACCGGCGGACCTTCTGTACCGCGGCGAGCTGCACGACTGGAAAGCACGGTTCGACACCAACATCCAGATCACGGTCGACCACGCGATGGCGGGCTGGAGGGGCGATGTCGGTGTTGTCACACCACTCATCGATCGTCTCTCGTTCGATCCCTGCTTCACGATCGCGATCGTGTGCGGTCCGGAGATCATGATGCGAATCGTCGCTCGGGACCTCATGGCTCGCGGAGTGGCCGCGGGTGATATCTATGTGAGCCTCGAGCGCAACATGAAGTGCGCGATCGGCTTCTGCGGCCATTGCCAGTTCGGCTCGTCCTTCATATGCAAGGACGGGCCCGTCGTCCCCTATGCGAGCGTTGCCGAACGACTCGGAATGGAGGAGCTATGA
- a CDS encoding sulfite reductase subunit A, whose product MSPKVVGADRFDSLISLLQDRGYTVIGPTIHERTIVYDKLDGAGDLPIGWTDQQDAGTYRLVRRDDDAYFGHAVGPRTLKSFLFPPRQTLLTAEHAEAGLEFHPEPPADSRYAFIGVRACELAAVAIQDKVLLGSAFRDPHYASARNGSFTVAVNCAVAGATCFCASMGTGPRCERGYDLVVTEVLEPDRHEFIIESGSDAGSEILDALEGRAATKVDLDRVEAIVGVTEAHMGRTMPNQEVYELLTNGLEHPMWESIARRCLSCTNCTLVCPTCFCSTVEDSTDLKGTASRRRTWDSCFGLDFSSLHGHAVRSSSRSRYRQWMTHKLAYWYDQFGTSGCVGCGRCITWCPVGIDITAEIDLLRNDSEVTV is encoded by the coding sequence ATGTCTCCCAAAGTCGTAGGCGCCGACCGATTCGACTCGCTGATCTCGCTCCTGCAAGACCGCGGCTACACGGTCATCGGTCCAACGATCCATGAGCGAACGATCGTATACGACAAGCTCGATGGGGCCGGCGACCTCCCGATCGGCTGGACGGATCAACAAGATGCGGGGACATACCGGCTCGTGCGGCGAGACGACGATGCCTACTTCGGCCACGCCGTCGGTCCACGAACACTCAAGAGCTTCCTGTTTCCTCCGCGGCAGACGCTGCTCACGGCCGAACACGCGGAGGCCGGCCTCGAGTTCCATCCCGAGCCACCTGCGGATTCCCGCTACGCGTTCATCGGTGTGCGGGCGTGTGAACTCGCGGCGGTCGCCATACAGGACAAGGTCCTTCTCGGATCGGCGTTCCGTGACCCGCACTACGCGTCGGCTCGAAACGGATCGTTCACCGTCGCCGTGAACTGTGCAGTCGCCGGAGCCACCTGCTTCTGCGCCTCGATGGGTACCGGACCTCGGTGCGAGCGTGGCTACGACCTCGTCGTCACCGAAGTGCTCGAACCCGACCGCCATGAGTTCATCATCGAGTCGGGATCCGATGCGGGGTCCGAGATCCTCGACGCTCTCGAGGGAAGGGCCGCCACGAAAGTGGATCTGGACCGCGTCGAGGCGATCGTCGGCGTTACGGAAGCGCACATGGGCAGGACGATGCCCAACCAGGAGGTGTACGAGCTCTTGACAAACGGCCTCGAACATCCGATGTGGGAATCGATTGCCCGACGCTGCCTGAGCTGCACGAACTGCACGCTCGTGTGTCCAACCTGTTTCTGCTCCACCGTCGAGGATTCGACCGACCTGAAAGGAACGGCTTCGCGCCGGCGAACATGGGATTCGTGCTTCGGTCTCGACTTCTCGAGCCTTCACGGGCATGCGGTCCGATCTTCTTCGAGGTCCCGTTACCGTCAGTGGATGACCCACAAGCTTGCCTACTGGTACGACCAGTTCGGTACGTCCGGCTGTGTGGGTTGTGGCAGGTGCATCACGTGGTGTCCGGTCGGAATCGACATCACCGCAGAGATCGACCTTCTTCGCAACGATTCGGAGGTGACCGTGTGA
- a CDS encoding oxidoreductase, which yields MTRAAEDRPSVAVWKFASCDGCQLTLLDCEDEFLTIAGAVHIAYFPEATRAATEGPYDLSIVEGSITTSHDAERIREIRAMSETLLTIGACATAGGIQALKNWADVDEFISIVYAHPEYISSLATSTPIAEHVDVDMELRGCPISKRQLIDVIDAFLTGRRPTIPTYAVCVECKLRGTPCVMVAHGTPCMGPVTQSGCGALCPAFNRGCYGCFGPSESPNIESLREVWHAIGVDDTQLVRALRTFNAYSREFKEASDAYAR from the coding sequence ATGACTCGTGCCGCCGAAGATCGGCCGAGTGTCGCCGTGTGGAAATTCGCGTCGTGTGACGGATGCCAGCTGACGCTGCTCGACTGCGAGGACGAGTTCCTCACGATCGCGGGAGCCGTGCACATCGCCTACTTCCCGGAGGCGACGAGAGCGGCGACAGAGGGCCCGTACGACCTGTCGATCGTCGAGGGGTCGATCACGACGAGTCATGACGCCGAGCGGATTCGCGAGATCAGAGCGATGTCCGAGACGCTCCTCACGATCGGTGCCTGTGCAACCGCCGGAGGGATACAGGCCCTGAAGAACTGGGCAGATGTCGACGAGTTCATCTCGATCGTGTACGCCCACCCGGAGTACATCAGCTCTCTCGCCACCTCGACGCCGATCGCCGAGCATGTCGATGTCGACATGGAACTCCGGGGCTGTCCCATCTCGAAGCGGCAACTCATCGACGTCATCGACGCGTTTCTGACCGGCCGGCGGCCGACGATCCCCACCTACGCGGTCTGTGTCGAATGCAAGCTGCGCGGCACACCGTGTGTCATGGTTGCACACGGCACACCGTGCATGGGACCCGTCACCCAGTCGGGGTGCGGTGCCCTGTGCCCCGCGTTCAACCGTGGCTGCTACGGGTGTTTCGGGCCGAGCGAATCACCGAACATCGAGTCGCTTCGAGAGGTGTGGCACGCGATCGGGGTGGACGATACGCAGCTCGTGCGGGCGCTGCGGACATTCAACGCGTACTCGCGAGAGTTCAAGGAGGCGAGCGATGCCTACGCCCGGTGA
- a CDS encoding cyclic nucleotide-binding domain-containing protein, whose protein sequence is MKLGRWRERSPLFAEMDDQSFAFLESIAQETAVRENEIIFRVNTPADRFYLVIEGKISLRIAGPSRPPITIQTLGEGCLLGLSWRLPPYRWQWTAQALTDSKLAAFDARTVLEACKHNPRLDAALWRVVARESATRLQNARLQLLDLYGQE, encoded by the coding sequence GTGAAACTCGGACGATGGCGTGAGAGGAGTCCGCTGTTCGCAGAGATGGACGATCAATCGTTCGCATTTCTGGAGTCCATCGCTCAGGAAACGGCCGTGCGGGAGAATGAGATCATCTTCAGAGTGAACACGCCGGCAGATCGTTTCTACCTGGTCATCGAGGGGAAGATCTCACTTCGGATCGCCGGTCCGTCTCGTCCACCGATCACGATCCAGACCCTGGGGGAGGGTTGCCTCCTCGGACTGAGCTGGCGTCTGCCTCCATACAGATGGCAGTGGACCGCACAGGCGCTCACGGATTCGAAGCTGGCGGCGTTCGATGCGCGGACCGTGCTCGAAGCCTGCAAACACAATCCTCGACTGGATGCCGCCCTGTGGCGCGTGGTGGCAAGGGAGTCGGCGACGAGGCTGCAAAACGCCCGTCTCCAGCTCCTCGATCTCTACGGGCAAGAATGA
- the sbcD gene encoding exonuclease subunit SbcD — protein sequence MKILHTADWHVGRSIRGRSRADEHRAVLAEIADVARREAVDLVLVAGDTFDVVAPSAESERIVYQALLDLSDVAPVVLIAGNHDHPRRWRAVAPLFEMGRVTVGATLQRPDEGGVVRILTDAGETARIALVPFVGKRGIVGADDLMALDPFEHGGKYAGRVEAILGRLTEGMTSDEVNLVVAHLMIAEGRLGGGERIAFTVEDYAIPATAFGGALSYVALGHLHRMQSVPAPSPVWYAGSPMQLDFGERDDEKGLLIVDAEPGLPATVRPVPVTAGRRLIQLAGTLAELGPARRRSPTRTSRSSCTKPHGPGSVTSSESCFPTPSTCCSPHRETSTRRIVTYASAARLASCSSSISNRSMLPMTTSSLSSTRCLETSMRPERLELIGFTAFREVTEIDFTGADLFALTGPTGSGKSSIIDAIVFALYGSVPRYGDRRTVEPVITLGKVEARIRFDFTIGEERYTAVRVVRRLKKGATTAEARLEHDGTVVASGADEVTDAVQRLLGLSYDHFVKSVVLPQGRFAAFLHDKPTDRQKLLRELLDLGVYERVRERARDRKIAARQKAAMLEAQIADLAGATEEAEAAAVARVRDLEALLKVVEEATGEIVTLQTEAGTWAQQAKEAQAELDLLEGLEVPGGLDQLASKTVAVKQERGRAEETLKTAEERRRRAEKHLETLPELADLEKLAEAHQAFARAEGRLTRLGARSAEVRAGVAEAATKLEAARTALNDAKVSAAALRQAHTAHELVTTLRAGEPCPVCNRTVEVVPDREAPADLEVALATLHDAEQAHLGAQRLHASLTATLEELTTQAVAAAREAEELRERIAGRPDERGIADIRGRVIAAQDEMRDARAAEQAAMKGLGALDEQIKRLDEVVYEARRRFDAVRDRVAPLGPPSPRRDDLLADWTELVTWARHATDLRSRTVKEAAEKVAAAEQALGERRRTLVATVEEAGLTVGSRPVRDVCVDAIATAKLGLDRLRADRVQAAKLAVEAKEQRRIATVAGALEQHLRSNRFEAWLLEEALADLTVGANRLLHELSSGAYSLEAEGRGFTVIDHRNADGRRSVKTLSGGETFLVSLALALSLSEQLAAMSLSGNARLESIFLDEGFGTLDQETLDVVAGVVHELGATGRTVGLISHVEDLAEQVPTRFLVTKDAGGAHVERIDT from the coding sequence GTGAAGATCTTGCACACCGCCGATTGGCACGTCGGGCGCTCCATCCGGGGACGCAGCCGGGCCGACGAGCACCGGGCCGTCCTCGCGGAGATCGCCGACGTGGCCCGCCGTGAGGCCGTCGACCTGGTCCTCGTCGCCGGCGACACATTCGACGTGGTCGCGCCGAGCGCCGAGTCGGAGCGGATCGTCTACCAGGCGCTCCTCGATCTTTCCGACGTTGCCCCCGTGGTGCTCATCGCAGGCAATCACGACCATCCCAGACGGTGGCGGGCCGTCGCTCCACTCTTCGAAATGGGCCGGGTCACCGTCGGGGCGACGCTCCAACGCCCCGACGAAGGGGGAGTGGTGCGCATCCTGACCGACGCGGGGGAGACGGCACGGATCGCGCTCGTGCCGTTCGTCGGCAAACGGGGGATCGTTGGCGCCGACGACCTCATGGCGCTCGACCCGTTCGAACACGGCGGCAAGTACGCGGGCCGGGTGGAAGCGATCCTCGGCAGGCTCACCGAAGGCATGACGTCCGACGAAGTCAACCTCGTCGTCGCCCACCTCATGATCGCCGAAGGGAGGCTGGGAGGCGGCGAGCGCATCGCTTTCACGGTCGAGGACTATGCGATCCCCGCGACGGCATTCGGCGGCGCCCTGTCCTATGTCGCACTCGGACACCTGCATCGCATGCAATCGGTCCCTGCACCGTCGCCCGTGTGGTACGCAGGATCACCGATGCAGCTCGACTTCGGTGAGAGAGACGACGAGAAAGGTCTGCTCATCGTCGACGCCGAACCGGGACTCCCCGCAACGGTCCGCCCGGTTCCCGTCACTGCCGGAAGGCGGCTCATCCAACTCGCCGGCACGTTGGCAGAGCTCGGGCCGGCGAGGCGGAGATCGCCGACGCGTACCTCAAGATCGTCGTGCACGAAGCCGCACGGGCCGGGCTCGGTGACGTCGTCCGAGAGCTGTTTCCCAACGCCGTCGACGTGCTGCTCGCCACACCGAGAGACATCGACACGGCGGATCGTGACGTACGCCTCGGCCGCCCGCCTCGCGAGCTGTTCATCGAGTATCTCGAACAGGTCAATGCTTCCGATGACGACGTCGTCGCTCTCTTCGACGAGATGCTTGGAGACGTCGATGCGACCTGAACGCCTCGAATTGATCGGTTTCACCGCGTTCAGAGAGGTCACCGAGATCGATTTCACCGGAGCGGACCTGTTCGCGCTCACCGGGCCGACCGGATCGGGCAAGTCGAGCATCATCGACGCCATCGTCTTTGCCCTGTACGGCTCCGTCCCACGGTACGGGGACCGGCGGACCGTCGAGCCGGTCATCACGCTCGGCAAGGTCGAGGCACGCATCCGCTTCGACTTCACGATCGGTGAGGAGCGCTACACGGCGGTCAGGGTCGTTCGCCGGCTCAAGAAGGGAGCGACCACGGCCGAAGCCCGACTCGAACACGACGGAACCGTGGTCGCCTCGGGTGCCGACGAGGTCACCGACGCCGTTCAACGACTTCTCGGTCTCTCCTACGACCATTTCGTCAAGAGCGTCGTCCTTCCCCAAGGCAGATTCGCGGCTTTCCTTCACGACAAGCCGACCGACCGTCAAAAGCTCCTCCGTGAACTCCTCGACCTCGGCGTCTACGAGCGGGTGCGAGAGCGCGCACGAGACAGGAAGATCGCAGCACGGCAGAAGGCCGCCATGCTCGAAGCCCAGATCGCCGATCTCGCCGGCGCGACCGAGGAAGCAGAGGCCGCCGCGGTCGCACGGGTTCGTGACCTCGAAGCACTCTTGAAGGTCGTCGAAGAGGCGACCGGGGAGATCGTCACACTGCAGACCGAGGCGGGGACATGGGCGCAGCAGGCGAAGGAGGCTCAGGCCGAACTCGACCTCCTCGAAGGTCTCGAAGTTCCCGGCGGTCTCGACCAACTCGCCTCCAAGACCGTCGCCGTCAAACAAGAACGCGGCAGGGCCGAAGAAACTCTCAAGACCGCCGAGGAGCGGCGCCGACGGGCCGAGAAGCATCTCGAGACGCTTCCCGAACTTGCCGACCTCGAGAAGCTCGCCGAAGCGCATCAGGCCTTCGCACGCGCCGAAGGGCGCCTCACCCGGCTCGGCGCTCGAAGCGCAGAGGTGCGTGCCGGCGTGGCCGAAGCGGCCACGAAGCTCGAGGCGGCACGGACCGCGTTGAACGATGCCAAGGTATCGGCCGCGGCGCTCCGGCAGGCACACACGGCGCACGAACTCGTCACGACCTTGCGCGCGGGCGAACCCTGCCCCGTCTGCAACAGGACCGTGGAGGTGGTCCCGGACCGAGAGGCGCCGGCGGATCTGGAGGTGGCGCTCGCCACGCTGCACGACGCGGAGCAGGCACACCTCGGCGCGCAGCGTCTCCATGCGAGCCTCACTGCGACGCTCGAAGAGCTCACGACACAGGCAGTCGCTGCTGCTCGGGAGGCAGAAGAACTGCGCGAGCGAATCGCCGGCCGACCGGACGAGAGGGGGATCGCGGACATCCGCGGACGGGTCATTGCTGCACAAGACGAGATGAGAGACGCACGTGCGGCGGAACAGGCGGCGATGAAGGGTCTCGGAGCGCTCGACGAGCAGATCAAGCGTCTCGACGAGGTCGTGTACGAGGCACGCCGGCGCTTCGACGCCGTCCGGGATCGAGTCGCTCCCCTCGGACCGCCGTCACCTCGCCGGGACGACCTCCTCGCCGACTGGACCGAGCTGGTCACCTGGGCACGGCATGCGACAGATCTGCGATCCCGGACCGTGAAGGAAGCCGCCGAGAAGGTCGCGGCCGCGGAACAGGCGCTCGGCGAGCGTCGCCGCACCCTCGTCGCCACCGTCGAGGAGGCCGGACTCACCGTCGGCAGTCGACCCGTTCGCGACGTCTGTGTCGATGCGATCGCCACCGCCAAACTCGGTCTGGACCGGCTGCGCGCCGACCGCGTCCAGGCGGCGAAGCTCGCCGTCGAGGCGAAGGAACAGCGGCGAATCGCCACGGTCGCAGGCGCACTCGAACAGCATCTTCGATCCAACCGGTTCGAAGCCTGGTTGTTGGAGGAAGCCCTCGCGGACCTCACGGTCGGAGCGAACCGACTCCTCCACGAGCTGTCCTCGGGTGCCTACTCGCTCGAAGCCGAAGGCCGCGGATTCACCGTCATCGACCACCGCAACGCCGACGGGCGGCGTTCCGTGAAGACCCTCTCGGGAGGCGAGACGTTCCTCGTGTCGCTCGCATTGGCACTGTCGCTCTCCGAGCAGCTCGCCGCGATGTCCCTGAGCGGCAACGCACGGCTCGAATCCATCTTTCTCGACGAGGGGTTCGGGACACTCGATCAAGAGACCTTGGACGTGGTCGCCGGCGTGGTGCACGAACTCGGGGCCACGGGCAGGACGGTCGGGCTGATCAGCCACGTCGAGGACCTGGCCGAACAGGTGCCGACCCGCTTCCTGGTCACCAAGGACGCCGGTGGAGCCCATGTGGAACGGATCGACACGTGA
- a CDS encoding aspartate aminotransferase family protein, with protein MTAQIPPIGRPHDEILDEMRRLHDTDADWHEGHTWSLVYHAGDEHTAFLKEAYGVFFSENGLNPIAFPALRKFEADVVRMTASMLHGDDRVAGTMTSGGTESLLMAVKTYRDWARATKEIAEPEMVLPVTAHAAFDKAAHYFGVKQVRVPMGDDLRADPAAMESAIGPNTILMVGSAPDYPHGQVDPIEDLGAIAADHGIGFHVDACLGGFLVPWAERLGVPVGVWDFRVPGVTSMSADVHKYGFAAKGASTIMYRTPELRRFQFHVTADWPGGIYASPSMAGTRPGGAIAAAWAALQAIGQDGYLRLTSQILETSRRLIDGVRAIRGLEILGDPLLSVFSFIGTDVDIFAVGDALEDRGWHVDRQIKPSALHFMVTPAHAGIVDAFLEDLEASVDEVRANPESATSGQAAMYGMMATLPDSDMLEEIVLQTLEGLYSI; from the coding sequence ATGACAGCACAGATCCCCCCGATCGGACGGCCCCACGACGAGATCCTCGACGAGATGCGCCGCCTGCACGACACAGACGCCGACTGGCACGAAGGGCACACGTGGAGCCTCGTCTACCACGCCGGTGACGAGCACACCGCGTTCCTGAAGGAGGCGTACGGCGTGTTCTTCAGTGAGAACGGCCTCAACCCGATCGCGTTCCCGGCGCTGCGAAAGTTCGAAGCCGACGTCGTCCGGATGACCGCGTCGATGCTCCATGGTGACGATCGGGTCGCAGGCACGATGACCTCCGGCGGCACCGAGAGCCTGCTGATGGCCGTCAAGACCTATCGGGATTGGGCACGGGCGACCAAGGAAATCGCGGAACCCGAGATGGTGCTGCCCGTCACCGCCCACGCGGCGTTCGACAAGGCCGCCCACTACTTCGGGGTGAAGCAGGTTCGGGTCCCGATGGGTGACGACCTGCGGGCCGACCCGGCGGCGATGGAGTCGGCGATCGGCCCGAACACGATCCTGATGGTCGGCTCGGCGCCGGACTACCCGCACGGTCAGGTCGACCCCATCGAAGATCTGGGGGCGATCGCTGCGGATCACGGTATCGGGTTCCATGTCGATGCCTGCCTCGGCGGGTTCCTCGTCCCGTGGGCGGAGCGGCTCGGCGTGCCTGTCGGCGTCTGGGATTTCCGAGTCCCCGGGGTGACATCGATGTCGGCCGACGTGCACAAGTACGGCTTCGCAGCGAAGGGGGCGTCGACAATCATGTACCGCACGCCGGAGCTGCGCCGCTTCCAGTTCCACGTCACCGCGGACTGGCCGGGCGGCATCTACGCGTCGCCGTCGATGGCGGGTACCCGGCCCGGTGGAGCGATCGCCGCGGCGTGGGCAGCGCTGCAGGCGATCGGCCAGGACGGCTACCTGCGGTTGACGAGCCAGATACTCGAGACGTCCCGCCGCCTCATCGACGGTGTCCGTGCCATTCGGGGGCTCGAGATTCTCGGCGACCCGCTGCTCAGCGTCTTCTCGTTCATCGGGACCGACGTCGACATCTTCGCCGTGGGCGATGCTCTCGAAGATCGGGGATGGCACGTCGATCGGCAGATCAAGCCGTCGGCGCTGCATTTCATGGTCACTCCGGCCCATGCCGGGATCGTCGACGCGTTCCTCGAGGATCTGGAGGCCTCGGTCGACGAGGTGCGGGCGAACCCCGAGTCGGCGACGAGTGGGCAGGCGGCCATGTACGGGATGATGGCCACACTGCCGGACTCCGACATGCTCGAGGAGATCGTCCTGCAGACCTTGGAAGGCCTCTACTCGATCTGA